A genomic window from Silene latifolia isolate original U9 population chromosome Y, ASM4854445v1, whole genome shotgun sequence includes:
- the LOC141628033 gene encoding uncharacterized protein LOC141628033, with amino-acid sequence MGYSLDDIQGALISAPIIQPPDWELPFEIMCDASDYALGEELLAVVYALEKFRSYLIGSDVTVFTDHAALRHLLAKKEAKPRLLRWIILLQEFDLKIKDNTGAKNVVVDHLSRLPQQEGEDPLPINDSFPDDSLFAVFTNTNHDPWYADLANYVVTDAKVFVSASDACQCSRNISNRHERPQNGILEVELDELEEFRLNAYASSRIYKEKTKRWHDKRIIPREFHVGQKVLLFNAQLRLFPAKLKSRWSGPYTVTVVTKFGSVELEDSAGERFNVNGQYVKHYYEANDLVGKVEVFYFDNPDDPDN; translated from the exons atgggttattcattggatgatatTCAAGGC gccttgatttcagcaccgattatccagCCTCCTGACTGGGAGCtgccatttgagattatgtgtgatgctagtgattatgcactaggagag gagctgttggctgtggtttatgcgctggaGAAATTTCGCTCTTATTTGATAGGTTCGGACGTTACTGTTTTTACAGACCATGCAGcactgagacaccttcttgctaagaaggaagctaagccacGATTGCTGAGGTGGATAATCCTTCTCCAGGAATTTGATTTGAAAATCAAAGACAATACGGGTGCCAAGAATGTAGTAGTTGATCACCTGTCGCGATTACCGCAGCAGGAGGGAGAGGATCctttgcctattaatgattcttttcctgatgactcCTTATTTGCAGTTTTTACTAATACTAACCATGATCCGTGGTATGCGGATTTGGCTAACTACGTTGTCACTG atgctaaagtgtttgtttcagcaAGTGATGCTTGCCAGTGCTCTAGGAATATCTCTAATAGACATGAGAGGCCACAAAACGGCattctagaggtcgag ctagatgagctggaagagtttaggctaaatgcctatgctAGCTCgcgcatctacaaagagaaaacgaagagatggcatgacaaaagaatcaTACCACGAGAATTCCATgttgggcagaaggtgttgctgtttaatgcccaaCTACGCTTGTTCCCTgctaagctgaagtccaggtggagtggcccctaTACAGTGACTGTTGTCACCaaatttgggtccgttgaatTAGAGGATTCCGCGGGTGAACGATTTAAcgtcaatggccaatatgtgaagcattactatgaagCAAATGACTTGGTTGGCAAGGTTGAAGTTTTCTACTTCGACAATCCAGATGATCCAGATAATTGA